The Pseudomonas leptonychotis genomic sequence GCCGAGGATGTTTGTCGGGCAGGCGGTGTTGTGTGGCGTGTGCAACCGGGCCGCCGCTATGCAGTGGCCAGGTTGCTTGGCGTAAGCTAGCTGTTGCTCATGCGAAAGCCGATTTTCAGGGTGACCTGGTAATGGCCGACCTTGCCGTCGACGATATGCCCGCGGGTTTCCGTTACTTCAAACCATTCCAGGTGGCGTATGGATTTGGCCGCTTCGGCCAGGGCGTTGTTGATCGCTTCCTCGATAGTGTTTTTCGAGGAACCGACGATTTCGATTTTCTTGTACGTATGGTGATCGGACATTGCAGCTCTCCCAGGTGACTGAACAGGGGGGTTCATGTAATGAGTCCTGCCCGTGAACGTTAAAGTTCAGATTAGTCGCACTTGGGCTGCCTGGTTGTCGGTGCTGGCCGTTAGCGCTCCAGCTCCTTGCGCAGCCACTGCGCCAAGTGTTCGGCGCGGCCATCGCGGCTGCGTATCGGCACCCAAAGTGCCAAGCGTGCGGAGGTTTCGACAAAGCCCCAGGGCGCAACCAGACGACCGCCTGCCAGGTCATCGGCTACCAGTTGTTGCGGCGCGATGGCCACACCGAGGCCGGCAGCGGCGGCTTCCAGTAGGTAGTACAAATGTTCGAAGCCTTGACCAAGTTTTAAGGCTGAGCCATCCAGGTCATTACTGCTGGCCCAACTGGGCCAGGCCTGGGGGCGCGAACTGGTGTGCAACAGCGGCTCGCTCAGCAGCAGGGCGGCTGGTGCTTGATGCAGCTCGGTGAAGCGGCTGTAACGTGGGCTCAGCACCGGGCCGATGCGTTCGGCGGCCAGTTCGAATACCTGCATGTCGGCGGGCCAGGGCGGCTCGGCAAACCAGAGGGTGGCATCGACCCCGGCGCGGCGCGGGTCCAGCTCGCCTTCACTGGCCGACAGTTGCAGGCGCAGTTCCGGTAACTCGCGGTTAAGCCGATCCAGGCGCGGAATAAACCAGCGCGCCAGCAAGCTGCCCGGGCAGGCCAGCACAAAGGGGGCGTCGGCCTGGCCCTGCTGCAGCTCGGCGCAGAGCGTGCGCAGTCGCTCGAATGCTTCGCTGCTGGCATCGCGCAGGCGCAGGCCGGAATCTGTGAGTTTAAGGCCACGACCATCTTTGCTGAACA encodes the following:
- a CDS encoding LysR family transcriptional regulator produces the protein MSHNLPPLNALRAFEAAARLSSVSLAAAELHVTHGAVSRQIRTLEEHLGLALFSKDGRGLKLTDSGLRLRDASSEAFERLRTLCAELQQGQADAPFVLACPGSLLARWFIPRLDRLNRELPELRLQLSASEGELDPRRAGVDATLWFAEPPWPADMQVFELAAERIGPVLSPRYSRFTELHQAPAALLLSEPLLHTSSRPQAWPSWASSNDLDGSALKLGQGFEHLYYLLEAAAAGLGVAIAPQQLVADDLAGGRLVAPWGFVETSARLALWVPIRSRDGRAEHLAQWLRKELER
- a CDS encoding dodecin translates to MSDHHTYKKIEIVGSSKNTIEEAINNALAEAAKSIRHLEWFEVTETRGHIVDGKVGHYQVTLKIGFRMSNS